GCAATCTGCTCCACCTCCAGCTCGTTGACCGGGCTGTTGTGCAGAACCGAAGTCGCGACCATGGGATTCTGGTCCTTGATCAGTATGCCGCGAAGCCCCTTCGACGCGCCCCGGGTGAGCCGCAAGCGGACTGGAATGGGCAAGGTTCGAATCTGCGACTCGGTCAGTCCGATGGTCTCGTCCCTGTCGCCTTCCGCCGGGACCGCACCCCTGACCTCCTCGATTGCCTCGGCCAGTTCCTCGTCGGTGACCGCGTCGGCATCCTGCTCGAGCTCCGCACGCGACTTGCGGGGTCGCCTCTCCCTTGGCAGCAAATGTTCCCGGTACTCGTTGATTCGCCTCTTGGTATAGGCGGTCGCCTGCGGGTTCTGCTCGAGCTCGACGAGGAGCTCCGGGAACTCCACGATCACGTCTTGCCGCAGGAGGAGAACTTCCTGCAGCTCGGGATCGAGGACTGCGGCCAGCTCGCTCAGTAGCTCGGGAGATGTCTGACGCCTCCGCAGAATCGCCTCGAGCACCACCGGATGGCGGAGGTGACGCCCGAGATAGGTCATCACCTCGGGTGTGGTGCCGTCCTCGATCAGAGCTGCCGCGATCCTCGGCTGGAGGCCGCCTAAGGACTCGGCAGCCTTGCGGCGGATTTCCTCCTGCGCCCCCTCGGTGAGCCGGACCTGGAGCTGGATCAACTGCTCGGGCGGCAGCGGCAAGAGACCCGAGGCCGCAAGCAGCTTCGCCTCGTCGCCGCCCTCGAGGACCTCAAGGGCCAGTCCGTGGAGATCGTCGTGTGTCATCGAGAAGCCGAGTCCGACCCGAGGTCGTCGCGGTTGATGACCAGGTCCCGGGTAACCTCCCGATCGGACGGCGGCAGCGTGTACGGTTCGCCGTTGACCTCGACTCGAACACCCTCAGGATTGCCGAGCGTAAGGCGTACCTCTTCATCCGCCTCCAGTCGCATGGACTCCCCCTGAACGTGGAGCTCACTGATGCGGCGCCGGCCGTCCACCGAAGCCTCCACCCAGCAGTCCTCCGTGAAGTCCATGGTTACGACCAAGGCCGCCGACGGCGTCGCGGTGTCGTCGACCGGCTGCGGCGGTGCCGGCGGTAGAACCGGCGCCGCGATCGTCGGCGCGGTCGCCTCTTCCCGGTTTTGCGTCCCCCCCCAGTAGATGAGGAACGCGATCAAAACCAGGGCCACGAGCAAA
Above is a window of bacterium DNA encoding:
- a CDS encoding helix-turn-helix domain-containing protein — translated: MTVHNSRQPPWEENQSREAASFGTWLRSQRKIREVPLGEIADATKISIRYLEALEQDRFDVLPASVFAKGFLREYARFVGLDPDEVVNSYLTAQQASTDSEPGDDSERAKPRTKESKNTWLLILALLVALVLIAFLIYWGGTQNREEATAPTIAAPVLPPAPPQPVDDTATPSAALVVTMDFTEDCWVEASVDGRRRISELHVQGESMRLEADEEVRLTLGNPEGVRVEVNGEPYTLPPSDREVTRDLVINRDDLGSDSASR